One part of the Anguilla anguilla isolate fAngAng1 chromosome 11, fAngAng1.pri, whole genome shotgun sequence genome encodes these proteins:
- the LOC118208137 gene encoding DNA damage-regulated autophagy modulator protein 2-like encodes MWWFQQGLCALPAGLVVWSTATFISADITAVLLRHVDPLVPYISDTGTMPPERCVFGLMLNISSFLGALTVYVRYKQVQALAEPEDSRLRRLNAAGLGLGSLSSFGMCIVANFQKTVIVSMHMVGAVVTFGLGALYIFVQTAASHRMQPRVHGKGVFWARLAVGLWTFVSMLSMLVSSVIMYSSLPGVDLAKKLHWIPGETGYTAHLISTISEWSVAFSFISFFLTYIRDFQKIDLRVKAVLQNDHLYDSTHSSVRVHHTEASPLLAGSI; translated from the exons atgtggtggttccagcagGGTCTCTGCGCTCTGCCAGCAGGGCTTGTGGTCTGGTCCACGGCCACCTTCATCTCCGCGGACATCACCGCGGTGCTTCTGCGGCACGTGGACCCCCTCGTGCCCTACATCAG tgacaCTGGGACCATGCCTCCGGAACGCTGTGTGTTTGGCCTCATGCTCAACATTTCATCATTCTTAG GTGCTCTGACGGTGTACGTGCGGTACAAGCAGGTCCAGGCCCTCGCGGAGCCAGAAGATTCCAGGCTTCGCCGGCTGAATGCTGCTGGCCTGGGGCTGGGATCGCTCAGCTCCTTCGGAATGTGCATCGTCGCCAACTTCCAG AAAACGGTCATTGTTTCCATGCACATGGTGGGGGCGGTGGTGACGTTTGGCCTGGGGGCGCTGTACATCTTCGTCCAGACGGCGGCGTCCCACCGCATGCAGCCGCGCGTGCACGGGAAGGGCGTGTTCTGGGCGCGCCTGGCGGTGGGCCTCTGGACCTTCGTCAGCATGCTCAGCA tgctggtcTCTTCAGTCATCATGTACTCTAGTCTGCCTGGGGTGGATTTGGCCAAGAAACTGCACTGGATCCcgggagagaca GGCTACACAGCTCATCTGATCAGTACGATCTCCGAGTGGTCTGTGGCTTTCTCCTTCATCAGCTTCTTCCTCACCTACATCCGGGACTTCCAG AAAATTGACCTGCGAGTGAAGGCCGTGCTGCAGAATGACCATCTGTATGACTCCACCCACAGCAGCGTGCGCGTGCACCATACTGAGGCTTCCCCGCTATTGGCTGGGAGCATTTGA
- the LOC118208138 gene encoding synaptonemal complex protein 3-like isoform X1: MAVPKNNKWSVCKEGKTKKYGYAKLTDHHDSFTFSNGAEKSRGFDYSPVEPVGGRKRSSVDDPLDMGDISEGTGVTSMLDRFGADINKAFVTKRKRLELFTKSSLKSSHQAIEQIWKTQQSDRMNLTENYSTQFNAVFQQWDNDMQKSKDQDEKLANLFRQQQKMFQQMRTSQVQRLKSVKQLLDQYIRNLEELQKSHSDHHTALQTELREEMTLLQKKILMDTQQQDIATVRKSLQTMLL; encoded by the exons ATGGCCGTTCCGAAGAATAACAAGTGGAGTGTGTGTAAAGAAGGCAAAACTAAGAAATATGGATACGCGAAGCTCACAGACCACCACGACTCATTCACTTTCTCGAATGGTGCTGAAAAATCCCGTGGTTTTGACTACTCTCCCG TGGAGCCAGTTGGGGGAAGAAAACGTTCTTCCGTAGATGACCCTTTAGATATGGGAGATATCTCAGAGGG AACAGGTGTGACCTCCATGCTCGACAGATTTGGTG CTGACATAAACAAAGCTTTcgttacaaaaagaaaacgccTTGAATTGTTCACCAAGTCATCTCTTAAGTCCAGCCACCAGGCGATTGAGCAGATATGGAAAACGCAGCAGAGTGACAG AATGAACCTGACAGAGAACTACAGCACACAGTTCAATGCAGTTTTTCAGCAATGGGACAATGACATGCAGAAATCCAAGGATCAAGATGAAAAATTAGCA AACCTGTTCAGGCAGCAGCAAAAGATGTTTCAGCAAATGAGGACTTCACAAGTCCAGAGGCTGAAGTCTGTCAAGCAGCTCTTGGACCAGTACATTCGA aacctggaggagctgcagaagaGCCACTCTGAccaccacactgcactgcagaccGAACTGCGGGAAGAGATGACCCTCCTGCAGAAGAAGATCCTCATGGACACA CAACAGCAGGACATCGCCACAGTGCGCAAGTCTCTGCAGACCATGCTGCTCTGA
- the LOC118208138 gene encoding synaptonemal complex protein 3-like isoform X2, with amino-acid sequence MAVPKNNKWSVCKEGKTKKYGYAKLTDHHDSFTFSNGAEKSRGFDYSPVEPVGGRKRSSVDDPLDMGDISEGTGVTSMLDRFGADINKAFVTKRKRLELFTKSSLKSSHQAIEQIWKTQQSDRMNLTENYSTQFNAVFQQWDNDMQKSKDQDEKLANLFRQQQKMFQQMRTSQVQRLKSVKQLLDQYIRNLEELQKSHSDHHTALQTELREEMTLLQKKILMDTQDIATVRKSLQTMLL; translated from the exons ATGGCCGTTCCGAAGAATAACAAGTGGAGTGTGTGTAAAGAAGGCAAAACTAAGAAATATGGATACGCGAAGCTCACAGACCACCACGACTCATTCACTTTCTCGAATGGTGCTGAAAAATCCCGTGGTTTTGACTACTCTCCCG TGGAGCCAGTTGGGGGAAGAAAACGTTCTTCCGTAGATGACCCTTTAGATATGGGAGATATCTCAGAGGG AACAGGTGTGACCTCCATGCTCGACAGATTTGGTG CTGACATAAACAAAGCTTTcgttacaaaaagaaaacgccTTGAATTGTTCACCAAGTCATCTCTTAAGTCCAGCCACCAGGCGATTGAGCAGATATGGAAAACGCAGCAGAGTGACAG AATGAACCTGACAGAGAACTACAGCACACAGTTCAATGCAGTTTTTCAGCAATGGGACAATGACATGCAGAAATCCAAGGATCAAGATGAAAAATTAGCA AACCTGTTCAGGCAGCAGCAAAAGATGTTTCAGCAAATGAGGACTTCACAAGTCCAGAGGCTGAAGTCTGTCAAGCAGCTCTTGGACCAGTACATTCGA aacctggaggagctgcagaagaGCCACTCTGAccaccacactgcactgcagaccGAACTGCGGGAAGAGATGACCCTCCTGCAGAAGAAGATCCTCATGGACACA CAGGACATCGCCACAGTGCGCAAGTCTCTGCAGACCATGCTGCTCTGA
- the LOC118208138 gene encoding synaptonemal complex protein 3-like isoform X3: MGDISEGTGVTSMLDRFGADINKAFVTKRKRLELFTKSSLKSSHQAIEQIWKTQQSDRMNLTENYSTQFNAVFQQWDNDMQKSKDQDEKLANLFRQQQKMFQQMRTSQVQRLKSVKQLLDQYIRNLEELQKSHSDHHTALQTELREEMTLLQKKILMDTQQQDIATVRKSLQTMLL; this comes from the exons ATGGGAGATATCTCAGAGGG AACAGGTGTGACCTCCATGCTCGACAGATTTGGTG CTGACATAAACAAAGCTTTcgttacaaaaagaaaacgccTTGAATTGTTCACCAAGTCATCTCTTAAGTCCAGCCACCAGGCGATTGAGCAGATATGGAAAACGCAGCAGAGTGACAG AATGAACCTGACAGAGAACTACAGCACACAGTTCAATGCAGTTTTTCAGCAATGGGACAATGACATGCAGAAATCCAAGGATCAAGATGAAAAATTAGCA AACCTGTTCAGGCAGCAGCAAAAGATGTTTCAGCAAATGAGGACTTCACAAGTCCAGAGGCTGAAGTCTGTCAAGCAGCTCTTGGACCAGTACATTCGA aacctggaggagctgcagaagaGCCACTCTGAccaccacactgcactgcagaccGAACTGCGGGAAGAGATGACCCTCCTGCAGAAGAAGATCCTCATGGACACA CAACAGCAGGACATCGCCACAGTGCGCAAGTCTCTGCAGACCATGCTGCTCTGA